The DNA segment CTGTAAACAAAAGATTTTTTGGGTTCGAATTTGTCATCTTCTTTGTTAAACAGCATTTTGACTGCCGTAAAAATCAAGAAAATTCCAAAAATGTAAGTCATCCAACTAAATTTATGAATGAGCAGAACTCCAAAATAAATCATTAACCCCCTAAAAACTATAGCTCCCAAAATTCCCCAAAACAGTACGCGATGTTGGTATTTTTGAGGGATTCTAAAGGAAGAAAAAATGATGGCAATCACGAATATGTTGTCGACACTAAGCGATAATTCGATTAAATAACCAGTTATGAATTTCAGTGATGCGTCAACGGGTTTCAAGGCATCAGGATTTGCAATGTAATTGTTGCCATAGAGCCAATAAATAACTCCAGAAAACAGAAAAGATATTGTTACAAATATACCAGTCCATTTTCCTGCTTCTTTAGAATTAATAATATGTGGCGTTTTGTTGAAAACACCCAAATCTAGTGCAAGAAAAACTAAAATGGAAGCTAAAAATAAAGTCCAAACAATCATAATATCGGTTTTTTTATAGTTTAAAAATAATCTTTTTGATTATCCAAATCAATTGATTAATCAAATAAATCTGAAGACAAGTAGCGGTCACCTCGGTCACAGATAATGGCGACAATCACTCCAGATTCCATTTGTTCGGCCAGTTTTACGGCAACTGCAACAGAACCGCCACTGCTCATTCCGGCGAAAATGCCTTCTTCTTTGGCCAATCGTTTGGTCATTTCGCGTGCTTCTTTTTCGGAAACTTCCATAACGACATCCACTTTTGAAGCATCAAAGATTTTGGGCAAGTATTCTTGGGACCATTTTCGGATTCCCGGAATTTGGGAGCCGTCACTTGGTTGCGCACCAATAATCTGGATGGCCGGGTTTTTTTCTTTCAAGAAAGTGGAAGTGCCAATGATGGTTCCCGTGGTTCCCATTGCCGAGACAAAGTGGGTTACGGTTCCTTTGGTATCATTCCATATTTCCGGTCCCGTGGTTTTGTAATGCGCTTTCCAGTTGTCGTCATTGGCAAACTGGTTGAGCATCACATAGCCGCCTTCGGCCACTTTTTTGTCGGCATAGTCCCTGGAACCAATAATTCCTTCGCTAGCGGGTGTCAAAATAACGGTTGCGCCATAAGCCAGCATTGTTTGGGTGCGTTCCTTGGTCGAATCTTCCGGAAGAACGAGTTCAATTTCAACATTGAACAATTGTGCAATCATGGCCAAGGCAATTCCGGTGTTTCCGCTGGTGGCTTCAATGAGTTTGTCGCCTTTTTTGATGTCGCCTCTTTCTATTGCCGATGCAATCATGTTATATGCAGCACGGTCTTTTACGCTTCCTCCGGGATTGTTCCCCTCGAGTTTGAGCAAAAGTTTGACGTTTTTATTCTTTACCAAATTCACGCTTTCGACCAATGGCGTGTTTCCAATAAGTTCTGATAATTTTTTGAATTGCATGTTATTTTAACTCTTTGATTTTAACTTCGGTGATGGTGGTATTGGTCACGATGGATTTTGCCGGAATCGATTTTGTAATCCAGGTGTTTCCACCAATAATGCTGTCTTTTCCAATGGTAGTTTCTCCGCCCAAAATAGTGGCATTGGCATAAATGCAGACATTTTTTTCGACAGTTGGATGCCTTTTGGAGTTTTTCATGTCTTTGCTGACGCTCAATGCGCCCAAAGTTACCCCTTGGTACAGTTTGACGTGTTTCTCGATAACGGATGTTTCTCCGATAACAATTCCGGTGGCGTGGTCAATAAAAAATGGGGAAGCAATGGTTGCTCCGGCGTGAATGTCGGTTCCCGTAATTTTATGGGCGTATTCACTCATTAATCGGGAGAAAAGCAACATATCGAGTAGGTACAATTCATGACTCAGCCTGTAAATGGCGATGGCATAAAATCCGGGATAACCCAAATAGACTTCTTCGATACTGTTGGAAGCCGGATCGTTTTCCAAGATATAGGCGGCATCCTTATTCAAGTTTTCAAGAACTAAAGGCAGTCTTTCCAGAAATTGTTCCCAAATGCCCTCGCATATTCCTTCGGGTTTTTTGCAAGCGATTTTGGCAATTTCCTTGAATGATTTTTCAAGTTCATTGATGCTTTGGTCTAAAGGGGCATTGGCGTCAAACAAGGTATAGAAGAGCTTCTCGGTGAAGTGTTCCACTTTTGTCTTGATGCCGTAATTGATGATAAAATGGCTCTTTAGTGCTGCAATATTTTTTATAATTAGGTCCTTTGTCACGATAGTAGCGTTGAATTGTTAGTATATGTCGTAAAAGTAAGGTGTTTTTAGAAATTGAAGCAATAATTGAGGAAATAAATTAGGTAGTTGTTTTTGCAGGCAAACAATAAGTGGTTAGTTGTGTGTAAATTATGCCAATATTGCTTTTTAAATTTGTAAATTAGCATAGAAATGATTTCACGAAAAGAACTCCTTGTTTTATTCTTAGCTTTTTTAACAACCTAAAAAAATAAAAATGCTTAGCAGAGTAAAGTTAAACAACAAACTCAAACGTTTTTGGAAAATCCTTGGGCCTGGGCTCGTGACAGGTGCCAGTGATGATGATCCTTCGGGAATAGCGACTTATTCGCAGGCTGGAGCCGCTTATGGACTTTCAACTTTGTGGACTTCGTTGGTGGCATTTCCGCTTATGGCAGCAATTCAACAAATGTGTGCCCGGATTGGCTTGGTTACTTCCCACGGTTTGACGGGAGCACTAAAAAATTATTATCCCAGGCCAGTTTTGTATTTGATGCTATTGTTTAGTTTTCCTGCCATCATCATGAATATTGGTGCTGATATTGCCGGAATGGGAGCAGTGGGAAACCTGTTGTTTCCCTCCATTGACGCCACTTACTTCAGCGTTTTGTTTACTATTATACTTTTGGGATTGATTATTTATTTGCCTTATCATAAAATAGCTGCCACGCTAAAATACCTTTGCATCGTGATGTTGGTTTATTTTGTCGTTCCTTTTTTGTACAAGCAAGACTTAACCCAAATCCTGAAAGCAACATTTATTCCCAGCATAAAATTTGACAAGGAGTTTATGGGAATCCTTGTGGGGATCCTTGGAACCACCATCTCGCCCTATCTCTTTTTTTGGCAAGCATCGGTGGAGGTGGAGGAAATGAATGATAGAAAGAAACACCTGATGGTAAACAAAAAAATTATCCATGAAATAAATGAAGATGTTGATTTTGGAATGTCTTTTTCGGGTTTTGTGATGTATTTCATTATTCTTACCACAGGAACGGTTTTGTTTAATGGAGGTATTCACCAGATTGAAACAGTAGAGCAAGCGGCTTTGGCATTAAAACCATTGGCCGGGAATTTGGCGTATCTTCTTTTTGCCGTCGGGATAATTGGTACAGGTCTCATTGCCATTCCAGTTTTGAGTGGTTCGCTTTCCTATATCGTCACCGAAACTTTTGGTTGGGAGCAAGGTTTGGGAAAGAAATTCCATGAAGCCAAGGCATTTTATACCGTGATTGGGGCTTCTTTAATATTGGGTTTGTCGTTGAATTATGTTGGCATCTCGCCTGTAAAAGCCTTGATTTATACCGCCATTCTTTATGGATTGACCGCGCCGGTTTTGATCGCCATCATTCTTCATATTTCCAATAATAAAAGAATAATGGGAAGATTTACTAATGGAAGGGTATCAAATATTCTAGGGTTTTCGGCATTGCTAATTATGACGGCCGCTGCCGTTGGATTGATATATTTGCAATTGGCTGATTAGTTTTTTTTGCAAATTTTCGGCTTAGTATTTTTAAAAGAACTACACTTGAAAGTATCCCTTTTATTCCATGTTGAAATTATTTTTTTTCAATATCCAAAAGTTTTTGTTTTCCAAATTTTACAGATTATAAAGAAACCTTTTCAATAATAAATTGATGTTGTTTTAAAGTTTCTTACTTTTGGAATCGGATAAAAAAATCTAAATTATAACCAAGTTAAAGAAGATAAAAATGTTCAACAAAGGAGACAAGGTTTCGGTTCTGGACGAAGCCATAAATGGGGTAGTGGTTTCGGTCAAAGAGAAGCAGGTAACCATTGAAACAGAGGATGGATTTATGATGACATTTTTTGTCAATGAATTGCTTAAAGTAAACGATTCCAGTAATTTAATGGATTCTATCAGAAGAATTAATATAAATGAGGTTTCCAAGGAAAAAGAAATTCCAAAACCAAGAAGTTTTGTCAAGGAACGCAAAGAAAAGCACGAAATTTCGGCACCTGAATTTGATTTGCATATCGAAAAATTGGTTCCCAACAAACGAGGAATGTCCAATTACGACATCTTGACCCTGCAATCAGAAACCGCAAAAAGACACATCGAATTTGCCATAAAAAACCGCATTCCGAAGATTGTTTTTATCCACGGAGTTGGCGAAGGAATACTGAAATCAGAGTTGGATTTTTTGTTGGGACGTTATGACAATATCGCTTTTCAAGATGCCAATTATCAAAAATATGGATTGGGTGCCACCGAAGTTTTTATCAAGCAAAACAGCAAATAATTTGTTTTTTTGAAGTTGAAAATTCAAGTCTGAAAAAGGAAAATAAACTAAAAATTCCCTAATTAAATCTTCTTGTTTGGAAT comes from the Flavobacterium limnophilum genome and includes:
- a CDS encoding TerC family protein; the encoded protein is MIVWTLFLASILVFLALDLGVFNKTPHIINSKEAGKWTGIFVTISFLFSGVIYWLYGNNYIANPDALKPVDASLKFITGYLIELSLSVDNIFVIAIIFSSFRIPQKYQHRVLFWGILGAIVFRGLMIYFGVLLIHKFSWMTYIFGIFLIFTAVKMLFNKEDDKFEPKKSFVYRALRKIIPVTSHIDGEHFFVKRRHLTAATPLFVALVVIEVMDVIFAIDSVPAILAITSDPFLVFSSNIFAILGLRSMYFFLAHMLNRFAHLEYSLIAILSFVGLKMLLHDYVKLPEWASLTFIAISLLVGILVSLKMSKDEVS
- the cysM gene encoding cysteine synthase CysM, whose product is MQFKKLSELIGNTPLVESVNLVKNKNVKLLLKLEGNNPGGSVKDRAAYNMIASAIERGDIKKGDKLIEATSGNTGIALAMIAQLFNVEIELVLPEDSTKERTQTMLAYGATVILTPASEGIIGSRDYADKKVAEGGYVMLNQFANDDNWKAHYKTTGPEIWNDTKGTVTHFVSAMGTTGTIIGTSTFLKEKNPAIQIIGAQPSDGSQIPGIRKWSQEYLPKIFDASKVDVVMEVSEKEAREMTKRLAKEEGIFAGMSSGGSVAVAVKLAEQMESGVIVAIICDRGDRYLSSDLFD
- a CDS encoding serine O-acetyltransferase, with protein sequence MTKDLIIKNIAALKSHFIINYGIKTKVEHFTEKLFYTLFDANAPLDQSINELEKSFKEIAKIACKKPEGICEGIWEQFLERLPLVLENLNKDAAYILENDPASNSIEEVYLGYPGFYAIAIYRLSHELYLLDMLLFSRLMSEYAHKITGTDIHAGATIASPFFIDHATGIVIGETSVIEKHVKLYQGVTLGALSVSKDMKNSKRHPTVEKNVCIYANATILGGETTIGKDSIIGGNTWITKSIPAKSIVTNTTITEVKIKELK
- a CDS encoding NRAMP family divalent metal transporter, which gives rise to MLSRVKLNNKLKRFWKILGPGLVTGASDDDPSGIATYSQAGAAYGLSTLWTSLVAFPLMAAIQQMCARIGLVTSHGLTGALKNYYPRPVLYLMLLFSFPAIIMNIGADIAGMGAVGNLLFPSIDATYFSVLFTIILLGLIIYLPYHKIAATLKYLCIVMLVYFVVPFLYKQDLTQILKATFIPSIKFDKEFMGILVGILGTTISPYLFFWQASVEVEEMNDRKKHLMVNKKIIHEINEDVDFGMSFSGFVMYFIILTTGTVLFNGGIHQIETVEQAALALKPLAGNLAYLLFAVGIIGTGLIAIPVLSGSLSYIVTETFGWEQGLGKKFHEAKAFYTVIGASLILGLSLNYVGISPVKALIYTAILYGLTAPVLIAIILHISNNKRIMGRFTNGRVSNILGFSALLIMTAAAVGLIYLQLAD
- a CDS encoding Smr/MutS family protein, encoding MFNKGDKVSVLDEAINGVVVSVKEKQVTIETEDGFMMTFFVNELLKVNDSSNLMDSIRRININEVSKEKEIPKPRSFVKERKEKHEISAPEFDLHIEKLVPNKRGMSNYDILTLQSETAKRHIEFAIKNRIPKIVFIHGVGEGILKSELDFLLGRYDNIAFQDANYQKYGLGATEVFIKQNSK